A region from the Malus domestica chromosome 07, GDT2T_hap1 genome encodes:
- the LOC103438887 gene encoding UDP-glycosyltransferase 89A2-like, which translates to MADGGEIFVVSGAGRGHLQPCAELCNHLISRNYHTTLVIPSSSSSFTQNPLAKILQLTASPGPPNPGPDPLRYQATQDLHDHLASLSDIPDAPLPVCAIVDFQMGWTKEVFWRFQVPVIGFFTFGASAASMEWGAWKVGVGDIRPDELRPIPGLPDHMALSVADLKRRPAGPPRGVPNLPRGGGGGGKGRSGGGGPPKPGDRPPWVPEIEGSMALMFNTCDFIDRAFIDYMKDQMGMPVWGVGPLLPETYWNRNRNPNRPVEENQRQSNYTEDDVVQWLDSKPRGSVLYVAFGSEVGPNAEEYPQLASALEESTRPFIWVIQTGVGGGYNPDGLESRVGERGLIICGWAPQLLILSHQSTGGFLSHCGWNSTVEAVCRGVPILGWPIRGDQYCNAKLVQKHLKVGYGVCESFEELVKKEDILKGIERLMGDEDMKRRALETGRKFEGGFPASSAAALDDFVDFIRPKTSSQV; encoded by the coding sequence ATGGCCGATGGCGGTGAGATTTTTGTGGTTTCAGGAGCTGGGCGtggccatctccaaccctgcGCGGAGCTCTGCAACCACCTTATCTCCCGAAATTACCATACTACCCTCGTCattccctcctcctcctcctctttcacCCAAAACCCCCTCGCCAAAATCCTCCAACTCACAGCCTCCCCGGGCCCACCCAATCCAGGACCCGACCCGCTCCGCTACCAAGCGACACAAGACCTCCACGACCACCTCGCCAGCCTTTCCGATATTCCCGACGCGCCCCTCCCTGTCTGCGCCATCGTCGACTTTCAAATGGGTTGGACCAAGGAGGTCTTCTGGAGATTCCAAGTGCCGGTCATCGGATTCTTCACCTTTGGCGCGTCCGCCGCCTCCATGGAGTGGGGCGCTTGGAAAGTCGGCGTCGGTGATATCCGACCCGACGAGCTCCGACCAATTCCCGGCCTGCCCGACCACATGGCTCTCTCGGTTGCCGATCTTAAACGAAGGCCAGCCGGTCCTCCACGTGGCGTCCCGAACCTGCCTCGGggcggtggaggaggaggaaaaggaagaagtggtggtggtggtccgCCTAAACCGGGAGACCGACCTCCCTGGGTCCCAGAAATAGAAGGCTCCATGGCTCTGATGTTCAACACGTGTGACTTCATCGACCGTGCGTTCATCGACTACATGAAAGATCAGATGGGGATGCCCGTATGGGGTGTGGGCCCACTATTGCCGGAAACGTACTGGAACCGGAACCGGAACCCGAACCGTCCGGTCGAAGAAAACCAGCGCCAATCGAACTACACTGAAGACGACGTCGTTCAGTGGCTGGACTCAAAGCCACGCGGGTCCGTCTTGTACGTGGCCTTCGGCAGCGAAGTGGGTCCCAATGCGGAGGAGTATCCCCAACTGGCGAGTGCGCTGGAAGAGTCGACCCGGCCATTCATCTGGGTCATCCAAACGGGGGTGGGTGGCGGGTACAACCCGGACGGGCTGGAGAGCAGAGTGGGGGAGAGGGGTTTGATCATATGCGGATGGGCACCGCAGCTGCTGATACTGAGCCACCAGTCAACAGGCGGGTTCTTGTCGCACTGCGGGTGGAACTCCACCGTGGAAGCCGTCTGCCGTGGGGTCCCCATTTTGGGGTGGCCCATTCGGGGGGACCAGTATTGCAATGCCAAGCTGGTGCAAAAGCATCTCAAGGTAGGTTATGGAGTTTGTGAAAGTTTTGAAGAATTGGTTAAGAAAGAAGATATATTGAAAGGGATTGAGAGGCTGATGGGCGATGAAGATATGAAGAGGCGGGCCTTGGAGACAGGGCGGAAGTTTGAGGGCGGGTTTCCGGCCAGCTCCGCGGCTGCATTGGATGATTTTGTGGATTTCATTAGGCCAAAAACCAGCTCACAAGTTTAG
- the LOC103438892 gene encoding disease resistance protein RPV1-like, protein MAGASSSMQLHDTSSRSYRCTYHAFLSFRGADTRKSFTDHLYRALELAGIHTFRDDDEIKRGEDIAAELHNAINESKVSIIVFSKDYASSRWCLDELVKIMERRRSDDGHFVLPVFYDVDPSHVRKQTASFEESFCRHEERFKEEMDKVEGWRRALKDVADLAGMVLENRYESQFIQDIVKEIGSKLDPKALNVAPYAVGIDDRVRGINMWLQDGSNDVGIAVICGMGGIGKTTIARAAYNLNYARFQGSSFLADIRANSEQPYGLVRLQRKLLSDIQKGKADKIYDINEGIMKIKHAVCNKRVLIVLDDVNDLDQFNAILGMREWFYPGSKIIVTTRHEHLLKAHEDYAMFEVEELNEDESLELFSWHAFGQAHPIEGYMELSRPAVQHCEGLPLALQVLGSSLSGKAVDVWKSALQKLCEIPDDKVHKVLRVSYDSLQDDNDKNVFLYVAGFFIGKEKDFAITVLDNLDFYTRIGIQNLVDRCLVKINNEDNRLAMHHLLRDMGRGIIREESPQDPGKRRIVWHKDSFNILRKRTGTATVKGLMLNLPVLMEDESLKPLFGKSNKKRCNVEDYEGNFARRRRLDFFSWKSIASNFSSTNSTPASNDLKFRTDAFTMMNNLELLLLNNVSICGGFEDFPKYLTWLSWRGFPLKSIPANFCLENLVVLDLRNSSLQHVWKGTRFLGRMKVLNLSHSHSLLTTPDMSGLPNLERLILKDCISLVEVDESIGDLEKLLVLNLRDCKNLSKIPSLSRSGSLQVLILSGCSKLGNATEQVYSGASVMKKFNLLSANLWQSLTSWVLPRKNLALTSFSFKSIPHSLGRLSLANCNLSEISSDLGVLSALKHLDLSANPIPNLPENMNGLHMLQELLVEGCTKLQMLPELPPKLKTLEAGRCTSLKRITNLPNAFESLSKNFEECEKLDEIQSLFEIKPLRNVDIEMIKDVGLFNLESTESTEVEMINYLTYTTKKCCLQVLKECGIFSIFIHGSKIPDWFSYRSMGNSLLSIIVPSHLNIKVRGLNACVVYTRLPDRKGGVHVASEHFLKVSNETKGRMWTYSPVAMGLPKENEDMLWLSHWVFGSDELESGDEIRVSVKCGLWIKEFGIELAYEDEDKGEGVRSNNEEDTTLPWSQSNVVAGDVTVSDSMYEMWRGKYFLCNHRLRAHQAQFRRRQENPAFGDFSYKPGDSFYLNGFLFKHEVDIAEYQLQYFRKALTN, encoded by the exons ATGGCTGGTGCTTCAAGCTCCATGCAGCTGCACGACACTTCTTCACGCTCTTACCGATGTACTTATCATGCGTTCTTGAGTTTCAGAGGGGCAGATACGCGTAAGAGCTTTACTGATCACCTCTACCGGGCTTTGGAGCTGGCAGGAATCCACACCTTTAGAGACGATGATGAAATCAAGAGAGGAGAAGATATAGCAGCAGAGTTACATAATGCTATAAATGAGTCAAAAGTATCGATAATTGTCTTCTCCAAGGACTATGCTTCATCGCGGTGGTGCTTGGACGAACTTGTTAAGATCATGGAACGTAGAAGAAGTGATGATGGACACTTTGTTTTGCCGGTTTTCTATGATGTGGATCCGTCCCATGTGAGGAAGCAGACTGCGAGTTTCGAAGAATCATTTTGTAGACATGAAGAGCGCTTCAAGGAGGAGATGGACAAGGTGGAGGGGTGGAGAAGAGCACTTAAAGATGTTGCAGATCTGGCAGGGATGGTTTTGGAAAATAG GTACGAGTCGCAGTTTATCCAAGATATTGTTAAAGAGATCGGAAGTAAATTGGATCCCAAAGCATTGAACGTTGCACCGTATGCTGTTGGCATAGACGATCGTGTACGAGGCATAAACATGTGGTTACAAGACGGATCAAATGATGTTGGTATAGCTGTGATATGTGGAATGGGTGGAATTGGCAAGACCACCATTGCCAGAGCTGCCTATAACCTCAATTATGCAAGATTCCAAGGTAGCAGCTTTCTTGCAGATATTAGAGCAAATTCAGAACAGCCATATGGTCTCGTTCGCTTGCAAAGGAAACTTCTTTCGGACATCCAAAAAGGGAAAGCAGATAAAATATACGACATAAATGAAGGGATAATGAAGATCAAACATGCTGTCTGTAACAAGAGAGTTCTTATTGTTCTTGACGATGTGAATGACTTGGATCAATTTAACGCAATTCTTGGAATGCGGGAATGGTTTTATCCAGGAAGTAAAATAATCGTAACAACCAGGCACGAGCATTTGTTGAAGGCACATGAAGATTATGCAATGTTCGAGGTTGAAGAATTGAATGAGGATGAATCGCTTGAGCTTTTCAGTTGGCATGCATTTGGACAAGCCCATCCTATTGAAGGTTACATGGAACTTTCAAGACCAGCAGTGCAACACTGTGAAGGGCTACCATTAGCTCTTCAAGTTTTGGGATCCTCTCTATCTGGGAAAGCAGTAGATGTATGGAAAAGTGCTTTACAGAAGTTATGCGAAATTCCTGATGACAAAGTTCACAAAGTTCTTCGAGTAAGCTATGATTCTCTACAAGatgataatgacaaaaatgTATTCCTCTATGTAGCCGGTTTCTTCATTGGAAAGGAGAAGGATTTTGCAATTACAGTACTGGACAACCTTGATTTTTACACGAGGATTGGAATTCAAAATCTGGTGGACAGATGTCTAGTAAAAATCAATAATGAAGACAACAGGCTGGCCATGCATCACCTACTTAGAGACATGGGAAGGGGAATTATTCGTGAAGAATCACCTCAAGATCCCGGAAAGCGTAGGATAGTGTGGCATAAAGATTCCTTTAATATTTTGAGAAAAAGAACG GGTACGGCAACTGTTAAGGGCCTCATGCTCAACCTGCCTGTGTTGATGGAAGATGAGTCTTTGAAGCCATTATTTGGTAAAAGTAACAAAAAACGATGCAATGTTGAAGattatgaaggaaattttgcaAGACGTCGTCGGCTTGATTTCTTTTCTTGGAAATCAATTGCAAGTAACTTTTCTTCAACAAACTCAACTCCCGCATCAAATGATTTGAAGTTCAGAACTGACGCATTTACAATGATGAACAATCTTGAACTGCTCCTGCTCAATAATGTAAGCATCTGTGGAGGCTTTGAAGATTTTCCAAAATATTTGACATGGTTGTCTTGGAGAGGGTTTCCTTTAAAATCGATACCAGCCaatttttgtttggaaaatctAGTTGTTCTTGACTTGCGGAATAGCAGCCTGCAACATGTTTGGAAGGGAACCAGG TTTCTTGGCAGAATGAAAGTTCTTAATCTCAGTCATTCACACAGCCTTTTGACAACCCCTGACATGTCGGGACTTCCTAACCTTGAGAGATTAATTCTTAAAGATTGTATAAGTTTGGTTGAGGTTGATGAGTCTATAGGAGACTTGGAGAAACTTCTTGTTTTGAATCTAAGAGACTGCAAAAATCTCAGTAAGATTCCAAGTTTGAGTAGGTCAGGATCTCTTCAAGTTCTCATTCTTTCTGGTTGCTCAAAGCTCGGTAATGCAACGGAGCAGGTCTACTCAGGAGCTAGTGTTATGAAGAAATTCAATCTGTTATCAGCTAACTTATGGCAATCATTAACGTCGTGGGTATTACCAAGAAAAAATCTTGCATTGACCAGTTTCTCATTCAAAAGTATACCACATTCTTTAGGAAGATTAAGTCTTGCCAACTGCAATCTATCAGAGATTTCTAGTGATCTTGGTGTCCTATCGGCGTTGAAGCATTTGGATCTATCTGCAAACCCAATTCCAAACCTACCGGAAAACATGAACGGTCTTCACATGCTCCAAGAACTGCTGGTAGAGGGTTGCACAAAGCTCCAAATGCTTCCGGAGCTTCCACCAAAATTAAAGACATTGGAAGCAGGTCGGTGTACATCATTGAAAAGAATAACAAATTTACCAAACGCTTTCGAATCATTGAGTAAAAATTTTGAGGAATGTGAGAAGTTAGATGAAATTCAAAGCTTGTTCGAAATAAAACCGTTGAGAAACGTTGACATAGAAATGATCAAAGATGTGGGCCTGTTTAACTTGGAATCCACTGAAAGCACCGAGGTCGAAATGATCAACTACCTGACATATACAACCAAGAAGTGTTGCCTtcag GTACTGAAAGAATGCGGCATATTTAGCATTTTCATTCATGGGAGCAAAATTCCAGATTGGTTCAGCTACAGGAGCATGGGTAACTCGTTGTTGTCGATTATCGTACCTTCACATCTTAATATCAAGGTCCGAGGCTTAAATGCATGCGTTGTATACACACGACTCCCTGATCGTAAGGGTGGTGTACATGTTGCCAGTGAACACTTTCTCAAAGTGAGTAATGAGACCAAGGGTCGTATGTGGACCTATTCCCCTGTCGCAATGGGTCTTCCAAAAGAGAACGAAGACATGCTATGGCTAAGTCATTGGGTGTTTGGAAGTGATGAACTGGAGAGTGGGGACGAAATACGGGTTTCTGTGAAGTGCGGTTTGTGGATAAAAGAGTTTGGAATCGAACTTGCGTACGAGGACGAAGATAAGGGTGAGGGTGTTCGATCAAATAATGAAGAAGATACAACACTTCCTTGGAGCCAAAGTAACGTTGTTGCTGGAGACGTGACAGTGTCGGATTCAATGTACGAAATGTGGAGAGGCAAATACTTTCTTTGTAATCATAGGTTAAGAGCCCATCAAGCTCAATTCAGAAGGAGACAAGAGAACCCAGcttttggtgatttttcatACAAGCCAGGGGACTCCTTTTATTTGAATGGTTTCTTATTCAAGCACGAGGTTGACATTGCTGAGTACCAACTGCAGTATTTTAGAAAAGCATTGACTAATTAA